One Halictus rubicundus isolate RS-2024b chromosome 10, iyHalRubi1_principal, whole genome shotgun sequence genomic window carries:
- the LOC143357983 gene encoding ATP-binding cassette sub-family C member 4 isoform X1 gives MDASKKYENPNPKLSANCFSKLIFWWLKPLFLYGKSHDLELKDIYNVLPEDVSQRLGDKLERNWLREVKEAEQSGRKPKFFRALKKTFLWSFVYFGGWQFFLAIVIKVVQPFMLGLLIWHFDPRSISTVTEAYIYAFVVILLTLVGAVIVHHSNLGLLEVGMRMRIACSSVMYRKILRLSKSSTNVTTPGQIVNLMSNDVARFEQLFSALHYIWILPIQAVLITYMLWGSVQIASLAGVFLISVQTIPLQGYMGKWISKLRLKIAVKTDERVRLMSEIINGIQVIKMYTWEIPFEKLVSVVRSREVDVLTISSYLRGFTLATFVFTERTTLYFTIMAYALLGNSISADKVFSMAQYFNILQLTMAILYPMAVSSAAEASVSIKRLEHFLLLKENNTAVNVKPISGSGSISLKCITASWAENAITSTLHDISIHIKPGKLYAIVGSVGAGKSSFLQLILRELEQSRGDIQVNGSVSYASQEAWLFSGTVRNNILFGQSYDQKKYNEVVKVCALQKDFQQFNHSDKTLVGDRGASLSGGQRARINLARAVYRDTDIYLLDDPLSAVDTHVGKHLFKECIKDYLHNKTRILVTHQVQFLKNCDYIIVLNNGRVEFEGTFTELQVKNLDFLSMLSTEEQETDAESVKIDENQTLEISVSSVNNSKDEDESEPQETEELMGKGSISKSLYWRYFRAGGSILMILGFILSLILGQLGSSGSDYFVAFWTKQEEMRVKNNINHTLHIWKESAPTTPSSFVANASEMINETVASVVDSFNETIPEFPTTLDNSTLDNNNIWTVNTGPRMEYFLDRDTALWIYGILIIASIVMTTIRNIIFYKICMNSSKNLHNLMFSSLLKAPMLFFDTHPSGRILNRFSKDVGAVDEMLPKTMIESIQIFAVMVGILAQVLIINWWTVFPMLLVGFLYWQIRNIYLKTAQDMKRFEGITKSPVFSHVSSSLLGLTTIRSSSAQDMVRKEFDVHQDLHTSAYYLTIAASTAFGFSLDIVSIFFITFVTYSFIILDDGKLLLDNFMLLLIIQFALILSGNTFAGNVGLAISQVLILCGMLQHGMRQTAETIAQMTSVERILQFTQLDKEGPFDSEPNKKPSAQWPSKGEIQFDHLYLRYDKSSPSVLKDLNILIKSGEKVGIVGRTGAGKTSLISALFRLAQLEGRICIDDLDTNQIGLHDLRKKISIIPQEPILFSATLRDNLDPFHNYDDASLWAALEDVELKSSVESLDYVVEQGGTNFSVGQRQLLCLARAILRNNKILLLDEATANVDPTTDALIQTTIRQNFKHCTVLTIAHRLNTIMDSDKVLVMDHGQVAEFDHPHILLQNARGHFTSMLKETGKLMFEQLSKVAEKAYKDYPEHTEANVVHSKSLNGNATAKDA, from the exons ATGGACGCAAGTAAAAAGTACGAGAATCCCAACCCTAAGTTATCGGCGAACTGTTTTAGTAAATTAATATTCTG GTGGTTGAAACCACTTTTCCTGTATGGAAAGAGCCATGATCTTGAACTCAAAGATATATACAATGTACTGCCGGAGGATGTCAGTCAACGCCTGGGAGATAAACTCGAGAG GAATTGGCTGAGGGAAGTTAAAGAAGCAGAGCAATCTGGAAGAAAGCCTAAGTTCTTTAGAgctttaaagaaaacatttttatggtCTTTTGTCTACTTTGGAGGATGGCAATTCTTCTTAGCTATTGTCATAAA AGTTGTGCAACCATTCATGCTGGGTCTACTTATTTGGCATTTCGATCCAAGATCAATATCCACAGTCACAGAAGCATATATTTATGCCTTTGTTGTTATACTTTTAACTTTAGTCGGTGCTGTAATAGTGCACCATTCAAACTTAGGCTTGTTGGAAGTTGGAATGAGAATGAGAATAGCGTGTTCCTCTGTTATGTACAGAAAG ATTTTGCGTTTATCAAAGTCGTCCACTAATGTCACAACCCCGGGACAGATTGTAAACTTAATGTCAAACGATGTAGCCAGATTCGAACAGCTGTTCTCAGCATTGCATTACATTTGGATTCTACCGATTCAGGCTGTTCTAATCACCTACATGTTGTGGGGAAGCGTGCAAATCGCTTCTTTAGCTGGTGTCTTTCTAATAAGTGTTCAAACTATACCATTGCAAG GATACATGGGGAAATGGATTTCGAAGCTACGGTTAAAAATTGCGGTCAAAACGGACGAAAGAGTGCGTTTAATGTCGGAGATCATCAATGGAATCCAAGTGATTAAAATGTACACTTGGGAAATACCATTTGAAAAACTTGTTAGTGTTGTTAGAAG TCGCGAAGTGGACGTACTTACTATTTCATCGTACTTAAGAGGCTTCACACTAGCTACCTTTGTGTTCACCGAACGAACAACATTGTACTTCACGATTATGGCATATGCACTTCTCGGAAATAGTATATCTGCTGACAAAGTATTCTCTATGGCtcaatatttcaatatactgCAATTGACCATGGCCATATTGTATCCAATGGCCGTTTCGTCTGCCGCGGAAGCCTCTGTATCCATTAAAAGACTCGAG CACTTCTTGTTGTTAAAAGAGAACAATACCGCGGTCAATGTTAAGCCAATTTCCGGATCTGGCAGTATCTCATTGAAATGCATTACAGCATCTTGGGCGGAAAATGCGATTACAAGTACGTTACACGATATCAGTATTCATATAAAGCCTGGAAAACTGTATGCTATAGTTGGTTCGGTTGGCGCTGGAAAG AGCTCGTTCCTGCAACTAATTTTAAGAGAACTCGAACAGTCGCGTGGCGATATTCAGGTAAACGGTAGTGTATCGTACGCTAGTCAGGAAGCATGGTTGTTTTCCGGCACAGTGCGCAACAACATACTTTTCGGACAGTCTTATGATCAAAAGAAGTATAACGAAGTTGTTAAAGTGTGCGCACTGCAAAAAGATTTCCAACAGTTCAATCATAGCGATAAAACTTTGGTCGGCGACAGGGGCGCGTCGCTTAGCGGAGGACAGCGTGCAAGAATTAATCTGGCTAG GGCTGTGTACAGAGATACGGATATTTATTTGCTAGATGATCCGTTGTCTGCAGTGGATACACACGTAGGGAAACACTTGTTCAAAGAATGCATCAAAGACTACCTCcacaataaaacaagaattctTGTGACGCATCAagtacaatttttgaaaaattgtgacTACATTATTGTATTGAATAAC GGTAGAGTTGAATTCGAAGGCACGTTTACAGAGTTACAAGTGAAGAACTTAGATTTTCTAAGTATGCTCTCAACGGAAGAGCAAGAAACCGATGCAGAGAGCGTGAAAATCGATGAAaatcaaacgctcgagatatcTGTCAGTTCTGTCAATAACAGCAAAGACGAAGACGAATCAGAACCTCAAGAAACTGAGGAATTAATGGGCAAAGGAAGCATTTCGAAATCGCTATACTGGAGATACTTCCGAGCCGGAGGATCGATTCTAATGATTCTAGGTTTCATACTCTCTTTAATTCTAGGACAACTAGGAAGTAGTGGTAGCGATTATTTTGTTGCTTTCTG GACCAAACAAGAAGAAATGCGCGTGAAAAACAATATTAATCATACGTTACATATATGGAAAGAATCCGCTCCTACCACACCTTCTTCGTTTGTGGCAAATGCAAGCGAAATGATAAATGAAACTGTTGCTTCGGTCGTAGACAGCTTCAATGAGACGATCCCGGAATTCCCAACGACCTTGGACAACAGCACTTTAGATAACAATAAT ATATGGACCGTTAACACCGGACCGCGTATGGAATATTTCCTTGACCGCGACACTGCCTTATGGATTTATGGAATTCTCATCATCGCGAGTATAGTCATGACTACTATCAGAAACATTATATTTTACAAGATATGTATGAACTCTAGCAAGAATCTTCACAATCTCATGTTCTCGTCACTGCTTAAAGCGCCAATGCTATTTTTTGATACTCATCCATCCG GTCGTATTCTAAATCGTTTCTCGAAAGACGTTGGAGCAGTCGATGAAATGTTGCCGAAAACAATGATAGAATCTATACAGATATTCGCGGTGATGGTTGGGATTCTGGCCCAAGTACTTATTATTAATTGGTGGACAGTGTTTCCAATGCTCCTCGTGGGCTTCTTGTACTGGCAAATacgaaatatttatctaaaaacCGCACAGGACATGAAACGTTTCGAAGGAATCA CGAAAAGCCCCGTTTTCTCCCACGTCAGCTCTTCGTTATTAGGATTAACTACGATTCGATCATCTTCTGCCCAAGATATGGTTCGCAAGGAATTCGATGTTCATCAAGATCTCCACACTAGTGCTTATTACTTGACTATCGCAGCAAGTACCGCTTTTGGATTCTCATTGGACATAGTGTCTATCTTTTTCATCACCTTCGTCACATATAGCTTCATTATACTGGACGATGGTAAGTTGTTGCTTGATAATTTCATGTTATTACTGATAATTCAATTTGCGTTAATCTTATCAGGAAACACGTTCGCTGGGAACGTCGGCTTGGCCATATCACAAGTTCTAATTTTATGCGGCATGCTCCAACACGGAATGCGTCAAACCGCGGAAACGATAGCTCAAATGACTAGCGTGGAGCGAATTTTGCAATTCACGCAGCTCGATAAGGAGGGACCGTTCGACAGCGAGCCTAACAAGAAGCCGTCGGCACAGTGGCCTTCTAAGGGGGAGATTCAGTTCGATCACCTGTATCTGCGCTACGATAAATCTTCGCCTTCTGTTCTCAAGGACTTAAACATTCTTATCAAGTCCGGAGAAAAA GTAGGAATAGTCGGTCGCACTGGTGCTGGAAAAACTTCTCTGATCTCAGCTCTGTTCAGGCTGGCCCAGCTGGAGGGTAGAATATGCATAGACGACTTGGACACTAATCAAATTGGCCTTCACGACTTGAGAAAGAAGATCTCTATTATTCCGCAAGAACCAATCTTGTTCTCGGCAACTCTCCGGGATAATCTGGACCCATTCCACAATTACGATGACGCCAGTCTTTGGGCTGCTCTGGAAGATGTAGAATTAAAATCGAGCGTCGAGTCTCTCGACTACGTTGTCGAGCAAGGAGGAACAAATTTCAGCGTCGGCCAGAGACAATTGCTTTGTTTGGCGCGGGCTATTCTACGAAACAATAAGATTCTCCTGCTCGACGAGGCTACAGCCAATGTAGATCCTACAACGGATGCTTTGATCCAGACTACCATCAGGCAAAATTTCAAACACTGCACGGTTTTAACTATAGCGCATAGATTGAACACGATAATGGACAGCGACAAAGTATTGGTCATGGATCATGGACAAGTGGCCGAGTTCGATCACCCGCATATTCTGCTTCAAAACGCACGAGGACATTTCACTAGTATGTTAAAAGAAACTGGGAAACTAATGTTCGAGCAACTGAGTAAAGTGGCTGAAAAG GCATACAAAGACTATCCAGAGCATACAGAGGCAAACGTAGTACATTCGAAGTCTCTCAATGGCAACGCCACAGCAAAAGATGCTTGA
- the LOC143357983 gene encoding ATP-binding cassette sub-family C member 4 isoform X2: MDASKKYENPNPKLSANCFSKLIFWWLKPLFLYGKSHDLELKDIYNVLPEDVSQRLGDKLERNWLREVKEAEQSGRKPKFFRALKKTFLWSFVYFGGWQFFLAIVIKVVQPFMLGLLIWHFDPRSISTVTEAYIYAFVVILLTLVGAVIVHHSNLGLLEVGMRMRIACSSVMYRKILRLSKSSTNVTTPGQIVNLMSNDVARFEQLFSALHYIWILPIQAVLITYMLWGSVQIASLAGVFLISVQTIPLQGYMGKWISKLRLKIAVKTDERVRLMSEIINGIQVIKMYTWEIPFEKLVSVVRSREVDVLTISSYLRGFTLATFVFTERTTLYFTIMAYALLGNSISADKVFSMAQYFNILQLTMAILYPMAVSSAAEASVSIKRLEHFLLLKENNTAVNVKPISGSGSISLKCITASWAENAITSTLHDISIHIKPGKLYAIVGSVGAGKSSFLQLILRELEQSRGDIQVNGSVSYASQEAWLFSGTVRNNILFGQSYDQKKYNEVVKVCALQKDFQQFNHSDKTLVGDRGASLSGGQRARINLARAVYRDTDIYLLDDPLSAVDTHVGKHLFKECIKDYLHNKTRILVTHQVQFLKNCDYIIVLNNGRVEFEGTFTELQVKNLDFLSMLSTEEQETDAESVKIDENQTLEISVSSVNNSKDEDESEPQETEELMGKGSISKSLYWRYFRAGGSILMILGFILSLILGQLGSSGSDYFVAFWTKQEEMRVKNNINHTLHIWKESAPTTPSSFVANASEMINETVASVVDSFNETIPEFPTTLDNSTLDNNNIWTVNTGPRMEYFLDRDTALWIYGILIIASIVMTTIRNIIFYKICMNSSKNLHNLMFSSLLKAPMLFFDTHPSGRILNRFSKDVGAVDEMLPKTMIESIQIFAVMVGILAQVLIINWWTVFPMLLVGFLYWQIRNIYLKTAQDMKRFEGITKSPVFSHVSSSLLGLTTIRSSSAQDMVRKEFDVHQDLHTSAYYLTIAASTAFGFSLDIVSIFFITFVTYSFIILDDGNTFAGNVGLAISQVLILCGMLQHGMRQTAETIAQMTSVERILQFTQLDKEGPFDSEPNKKPSAQWPSKGEIQFDHLYLRYDKSSPSVLKDLNILIKSGEKVGIVGRTGAGKTSLISALFRLAQLEGRICIDDLDTNQIGLHDLRKKISIIPQEPILFSATLRDNLDPFHNYDDASLWAALEDVELKSSVESLDYVVEQGGTNFSVGQRQLLCLARAILRNNKILLLDEATANVDPTTDALIQTTIRQNFKHCTVLTIAHRLNTIMDSDKVLVMDHGQVAEFDHPHILLQNARGHFTSMLKETGKLMFEQLSKVAEKAYKDYPEHTEANVVHSKSLNGNATAKDA; the protein is encoded by the exons ATGGACGCAAGTAAAAAGTACGAGAATCCCAACCCTAAGTTATCGGCGAACTGTTTTAGTAAATTAATATTCTG GTGGTTGAAACCACTTTTCCTGTATGGAAAGAGCCATGATCTTGAACTCAAAGATATATACAATGTACTGCCGGAGGATGTCAGTCAACGCCTGGGAGATAAACTCGAGAG GAATTGGCTGAGGGAAGTTAAAGAAGCAGAGCAATCTGGAAGAAAGCCTAAGTTCTTTAGAgctttaaagaaaacatttttatggtCTTTTGTCTACTTTGGAGGATGGCAATTCTTCTTAGCTATTGTCATAAA AGTTGTGCAACCATTCATGCTGGGTCTACTTATTTGGCATTTCGATCCAAGATCAATATCCACAGTCACAGAAGCATATATTTATGCCTTTGTTGTTATACTTTTAACTTTAGTCGGTGCTGTAATAGTGCACCATTCAAACTTAGGCTTGTTGGAAGTTGGAATGAGAATGAGAATAGCGTGTTCCTCTGTTATGTACAGAAAG ATTTTGCGTTTATCAAAGTCGTCCACTAATGTCACAACCCCGGGACAGATTGTAAACTTAATGTCAAACGATGTAGCCAGATTCGAACAGCTGTTCTCAGCATTGCATTACATTTGGATTCTACCGATTCAGGCTGTTCTAATCACCTACATGTTGTGGGGAAGCGTGCAAATCGCTTCTTTAGCTGGTGTCTTTCTAATAAGTGTTCAAACTATACCATTGCAAG GATACATGGGGAAATGGATTTCGAAGCTACGGTTAAAAATTGCGGTCAAAACGGACGAAAGAGTGCGTTTAATGTCGGAGATCATCAATGGAATCCAAGTGATTAAAATGTACACTTGGGAAATACCATTTGAAAAACTTGTTAGTGTTGTTAGAAG TCGCGAAGTGGACGTACTTACTATTTCATCGTACTTAAGAGGCTTCACACTAGCTACCTTTGTGTTCACCGAACGAACAACATTGTACTTCACGATTATGGCATATGCACTTCTCGGAAATAGTATATCTGCTGACAAAGTATTCTCTATGGCtcaatatttcaatatactgCAATTGACCATGGCCATATTGTATCCAATGGCCGTTTCGTCTGCCGCGGAAGCCTCTGTATCCATTAAAAGACTCGAG CACTTCTTGTTGTTAAAAGAGAACAATACCGCGGTCAATGTTAAGCCAATTTCCGGATCTGGCAGTATCTCATTGAAATGCATTACAGCATCTTGGGCGGAAAATGCGATTACAAGTACGTTACACGATATCAGTATTCATATAAAGCCTGGAAAACTGTATGCTATAGTTGGTTCGGTTGGCGCTGGAAAG AGCTCGTTCCTGCAACTAATTTTAAGAGAACTCGAACAGTCGCGTGGCGATATTCAGGTAAACGGTAGTGTATCGTACGCTAGTCAGGAAGCATGGTTGTTTTCCGGCACAGTGCGCAACAACATACTTTTCGGACAGTCTTATGATCAAAAGAAGTATAACGAAGTTGTTAAAGTGTGCGCACTGCAAAAAGATTTCCAACAGTTCAATCATAGCGATAAAACTTTGGTCGGCGACAGGGGCGCGTCGCTTAGCGGAGGACAGCGTGCAAGAATTAATCTGGCTAG GGCTGTGTACAGAGATACGGATATTTATTTGCTAGATGATCCGTTGTCTGCAGTGGATACACACGTAGGGAAACACTTGTTCAAAGAATGCATCAAAGACTACCTCcacaataaaacaagaattctTGTGACGCATCAagtacaatttttgaaaaattgtgacTACATTATTGTATTGAATAAC GGTAGAGTTGAATTCGAAGGCACGTTTACAGAGTTACAAGTGAAGAACTTAGATTTTCTAAGTATGCTCTCAACGGAAGAGCAAGAAACCGATGCAGAGAGCGTGAAAATCGATGAAaatcaaacgctcgagatatcTGTCAGTTCTGTCAATAACAGCAAAGACGAAGACGAATCAGAACCTCAAGAAACTGAGGAATTAATGGGCAAAGGAAGCATTTCGAAATCGCTATACTGGAGATACTTCCGAGCCGGAGGATCGATTCTAATGATTCTAGGTTTCATACTCTCTTTAATTCTAGGACAACTAGGAAGTAGTGGTAGCGATTATTTTGTTGCTTTCTG GACCAAACAAGAAGAAATGCGCGTGAAAAACAATATTAATCATACGTTACATATATGGAAAGAATCCGCTCCTACCACACCTTCTTCGTTTGTGGCAAATGCAAGCGAAATGATAAATGAAACTGTTGCTTCGGTCGTAGACAGCTTCAATGAGACGATCCCGGAATTCCCAACGACCTTGGACAACAGCACTTTAGATAACAATAAT ATATGGACCGTTAACACCGGACCGCGTATGGAATATTTCCTTGACCGCGACACTGCCTTATGGATTTATGGAATTCTCATCATCGCGAGTATAGTCATGACTACTATCAGAAACATTATATTTTACAAGATATGTATGAACTCTAGCAAGAATCTTCACAATCTCATGTTCTCGTCACTGCTTAAAGCGCCAATGCTATTTTTTGATACTCATCCATCCG GTCGTATTCTAAATCGTTTCTCGAAAGACGTTGGAGCAGTCGATGAAATGTTGCCGAAAACAATGATAGAATCTATACAGATATTCGCGGTGATGGTTGGGATTCTGGCCCAAGTACTTATTATTAATTGGTGGACAGTGTTTCCAATGCTCCTCGTGGGCTTCTTGTACTGGCAAATacgaaatatttatctaaaaacCGCACAGGACATGAAACGTTTCGAAGGAATCA CGAAAAGCCCCGTTTTCTCCCACGTCAGCTCTTCGTTATTAGGATTAACTACGATTCGATCATCTTCTGCCCAAGATATGGTTCGCAAGGAATTCGATGTTCATCAAGATCTCCACACTAGTGCTTATTACTTGACTATCGCAGCAAGTACCGCTTTTGGATTCTCATTGGACATAGTGTCTATCTTTTTCATCACCTTCGTCACATATAGCTTCATTATACTGGACGATG GAAACACGTTCGCTGGGAACGTCGGCTTGGCCATATCACAAGTTCTAATTTTATGCGGCATGCTCCAACACGGAATGCGTCAAACCGCGGAAACGATAGCTCAAATGACTAGCGTGGAGCGAATTTTGCAATTCACGCAGCTCGATAAGGAGGGACCGTTCGACAGCGAGCCTAACAAGAAGCCGTCGGCACAGTGGCCTTCTAAGGGGGAGATTCAGTTCGATCACCTGTATCTGCGCTACGATAAATCTTCGCCTTCTGTTCTCAAGGACTTAAACATTCTTATCAAGTCCGGAGAAAAA GTAGGAATAGTCGGTCGCACTGGTGCTGGAAAAACTTCTCTGATCTCAGCTCTGTTCAGGCTGGCCCAGCTGGAGGGTAGAATATGCATAGACGACTTGGACACTAATCAAATTGGCCTTCACGACTTGAGAAAGAAGATCTCTATTATTCCGCAAGAACCAATCTTGTTCTCGGCAACTCTCCGGGATAATCTGGACCCATTCCACAATTACGATGACGCCAGTCTTTGGGCTGCTCTGGAAGATGTAGAATTAAAATCGAGCGTCGAGTCTCTCGACTACGTTGTCGAGCAAGGAGGAACAAATTTCAGCGTCGGCCAGAGACAATTGCTTTGTTTGGCGCGGGCTATTCTACGAAACAATAAGATTCTCCTGCTCGACGAGGCTACAGCCAATGTAGATCCTACAACGGATGCTTTGATCCAGACTACCATCAGGCAAAATTTCAAACACTGCACGGTTTTAACTATAGCGCATAGATTGAACACGATAATGGACAGCGACAAAGTATTGGTCATGGATCATGGACAAGTGGCCGAGTTCGATCACCCGCATATTCTGCTTCAAAACGCACGAGGACATTTCACTAGTATGTTAAAAGAAACTGGGAAACTAATGTTCGAGCAACTGAGTAAAGTGGCTGAAAAG GCATACAAAGACTATCCAGAGCATACAGAGGCAAACGTAGTACATTCGAAGTCTCTCAATGGCAACGCCACAGCAAAAGATGCTTGA
- the Sld5 gene encoding DNA replication complex GINS protein SLD5 translates to MGDSDARFEVEHEEEELTAQSALIAIEEAWLNEKFAPEILPHQADLVDCMLQQITHMEDNMKRLDKGDLRLMVHRMELDRIKFVISSYLRARLEKIEKYTIHILSQEANRSPEECYLTPAELQFAKEFLASIETLFRAVAVQHMPGNFQTFEVNKLGVKPNMQAYVFLRANQKIDGIVLPGSLDEEIDFEPGSQHIIQYSAVANLVKNGAVQLI, encoded by the coding sequence ATGGGCGATTCGGATGCGCGATTCGAAGTTGAGCACGAGGAAGAAGAATTAACTGCTCAAAGCGCTTTGATAGCGATCGAAGAAGCTTggttgaacgaaaaatttgctCCCGAGATACTTCCTCATCAAGCCGACTTGGTTGATTGTATGCTGCAACAGATCACTCACATGGAAGACAACATGAAGAGGTTAGACAAAGGGGATCTAAGGTTAATGGTTCACAGAATGGAGCTGGACAGAATTAAGTTCGTGATATCCAGCTACCTCAGGGCTCGATTAGAGAAAATCGAGAAGTACACTATTCACATACTTTCGCAGGAAGCAAACAGATCTCCAGAAGAGTGTTATCTGACCCCTGCAGAATTGCAATTCGCCAAGGAGTTTCTCGCTAGCATTGAAACTCTCTTCAGAGCAGTTGCTGTGCAGCACATGCCTGGAAATTTTCAGACATTTGAAGTCAATAAACTGGGCGTAAAGCCCAACATGCAGGCATACGTGTTTCTAAGGGCCAATCAAAAAATCGATGGAATCGTATTGCCTGGGTCCTTGGACGAAGAAATAGATTTCGAGCCAGGCTCGCAGCACATTATACAGTACAGCGCTGTCGCGAATTTAGTCAAAAACGGTGCTGTTCaattaatttaa